The Deltaproteobacteria bacterium genomic interval GGCCGCCGCGCGCGCTGCCGGAGTGGATCGCTCGCACTTCTATCGACTGCTCTGGCGCCACGGGTTGAAGTAGGGGGTCTTGCCGAGCCCCTACAGCGGGGGTCGCTCCTCGAGCGGCGAGACGGTCACGGCCGGCTGGGGCGAGGCCACCACCGCGCGCTCGGCGGCGATCCATTGCGCGGACTTCGCACCAGGACCCAGGCGCAGCTCGTCGATCCGCCCGTTGAACGACGCACCGCCGGTGGCGGTCATTCCCAGCGTGAGGAGGCCCGTCACGCCGGCGCTGAGTCGCGCGCCGGGAAGTGACGCCGAATACGCGGCGACCGCGTTCGCGTAGCCGTACAGGTTCGTGCCGTCGAAGGTGAGCGCGAGGTGCGTCCAGCGCTGCCGCTCCACGGGGAGCTGCACGAACTCGGTTCTGGTGCTCGTGCGCAGGTCGACCTGGAAGATGAGCAGCCCGGGGCTGTCGCCCGTTCGGCGGATGAGGCGCCCGGCGCGGAGGCTCTCCCACTGCTCGAGGACGAGCGGCTCTCCTGCGGTCCGCACCGCCTCGTCCGACGGGTAGTCCGCGTAGAGCCAGAAGGAGAGGGTGAAGCTCGTCGCGCTGGCGAGGACACTCTGGACGCCCGTGAGCTCGACGGTGTCCGCCGCCGCGTCGAAGCCCGCGGCGGAGGCGGCGGGACCGGGCAGCTCGGTGAGGGGGCCGCGGCCCAGCGCGGTGTAGCCGCCGGGGGCGCTGTTTGTGAGCACGCTCGCGGCGGCGTCCGAGAGGTGCAGCACCGCGCGGTAGTCGGGCCATACCTCCGGCGGAGGGGGCGGCCCGGGGGGCGGCCCAGACCCCGTGTATCCGAAGTAGAGGTAGAAGGTGTTCATGACCCCGGCCTCGAGCCGCGGCACCTTGACCCAGGCGAACAAGGTCCCCTGCTCCTTGACCCAGCGCTCCACCTCGTGCGCGTAGACGGTCCTCTGGTCTGGTCCGACGAAGCGGAGCCCCGCAGGCGTGGCGAGGTGCGCCTTCAGATCGGGGTCGGCCGGCAGGGCCACGAGCACGGGAAAATCCATCAGCGTCGATTTCGAGACGCCGCGCGCGACGTACACGGTCTTCCGGTAGCGATAGGTCTTGTCCCACCAGGGCGCGGGGGCTCCGTCCTGAGCTGCGTGCTCGCCCGCCGAGCCGTCGCGAACCGCCCCATCGAGACGGGCTCCGTCTCCGAACGAGGCGTCCACCACGAGCGGCGTGGTGCAGGCGCTCGACAGGTCGGCCGGGCCGTGCGCGCCGTAGCGGCGCCCGCTCGGGCAGCCGGGGTCCGGAAAGCTGCAATAGCCCGTGGGCTCGCAGGTGCCCGTCCCCCCGGACCCCTCGCACTGCCGGGTGGCGCTGCAGGTGAAAGGCGAGGGGGCGCGAGTACAGCCCTGCAGGCTGGCGGCGCCGCCGAGCGCGCACAGCAGGGCCACGACCGCGCGTCGACGGGTCGGTTTCCTCCCGGCCGACGGCTCGGAGGGCCTCGGCTCCCCGAGGGCGGGATCGTACAGCGCAGCTTTCATGCCAGTGACACGACCGACGCCCGACCGTCAGGCTCTTTCGACCATACTACTCCGCGCGCGGGGGCTCCAGGTTCTCGCCCCATCGATCGAAGGCGGCTTTGCCCACGGCCGTGTGCTGGCCACTCGGGTCAGGGGATGGTCTCCGGCGGCTGCGCGGGCCGCCGTCAACCGCGCGGAATCTCGACCGGGTGGCCGTGCGCCGGCGTCGCGCGGCCTGGCCTCGCTCTTGCTGTGTTGCCGGGCGGTGGCCGCTCGGGAGAAACCGCTCATGAAGACCTTCACGTTGTTTGGAATGCTCGTGCTCGGCTGGGTCGCGACCGCGGGTTCCGCCGGGGCCACTCCGTCGCGCGCCGCGCAGCAGGCCGCGAGCTGGCTCGCCGGGACGGAGCTCGACCGCCTCGAGATCAAGGTGAGTCAGACGAAGGAGAACGTCTATCGCATGGAGGTTCGCCGCGGCAACAGCTGGCGGGAGTTCGACGTCAGCCGCGGGCACGACGGCGGCGAGGTCCACGTGAAGAACGTGAACGACGAGGCCGACTGGGCGCAGGTCTGGCTGCGGCAGAGCGGCGCCGTGCGCTGGGTCTTCAACGGCTGGGGCCTTCCCACCTCGCGCGAGAAGCTCACCGGCCCCGAGCTCGCGCTGGCGCGGGTGCTGCGGCAGCTCGCGGCGCCCGGCACCGACGGAGCGCGCGTGGTGCTGAGCCGCGCGTCGGCCGACGGGGGCGCGGCGTCGCCCATCTCGGTCGCGCTCTTCAAAGGGGACCGCGTGACGCGCTGGCAGTTCCCCGCCGCCGGGAGCCGACCCCTCGGGCGGGCCACGCGTACCCGGCACGCCGAATCCTCGGCGCGGCCCCGGAAGTAGCCGCGGCGGGCATTACTTGAGCTAGGCCAGGCTTTTCCCTACAGTAAGCAGAGTTTGTCCGCCTCGAACCCCATCCGGGGAGCTCCGTCCGGTCGCGCGGGGATCGCCCTGTTCGCTCTGGCCGTCGCGTCGTGCTGCCCGCCCGTCGTGCCGCACCACATTCCGCAGGCGAGGCACTTCGTAGGTCTTCCCGACGAGCCGGAGGCCTTGGTGCGTCTCGCGGACCAGATTCTCGCGCCGCGCCCCCGGGACCCCGTGGCGATCGATCGCGCCGTCGCCGCGCTGCAGAAGTCGCTCCTCTACTACCCGGAGCTCTTCGAGGTGTACTGGCGGCTCGCGCGCGCGCACTTCCTCCTCGCCGACTGCCTGGAGAATCGGCGCGCCGTGATGAGCCAGGCGGCCGAGGGGCTGGACTACGCCCAGCAGGCCGCGCGGCTGCGCTCGCTGCGCGTCGAAGGGCACTACTACGAGGCGCTCAACCTGGCGAAGATGGCCGAGGCGTCGCAGAAGCGGGCTCTCATCAAGCCGCTCGTCGATGCCGGACATCGCGCGCGCGATCTCGACGAGCGCTACGATCAAGGTGGCCCGCTCGTCTTGCTCGGCAAGGTCTATCTGACGGCGCCGGCCTGGCCCGTCAGCGTGGGCAACACGGAGAAGGCTGTGGAGCTCCTCGAGCGGGCGGTGACGATCTCGCCCCGTTCCCTCACGCGCATCTTCCTCGGGCAGGCGTACTTTCACGACGAGCAGTACGACAAGGCCGAGGCCGAGCTGCGGCGGGCGCTGCGCCACGCGCGCGGGGGTGAGCTCGAGGCGCGCTGGCGCAAGGAGGCCGAGGAGTATCTGCGCCGCATCAAGGACGAAAGAGATGGGACGTGATCTCGCGTCGCTCTGGGATTAGAACTCACCCGTGATCGATCGCTTAGCACGCTTCTTCGCGCGACGGCGCGTGGCCTGGGTCACCGTGGTCGTGGTGCTCGGTGTGGCCGGCGTCTGCGCCTGGCTCTCCTCGCGCGTCGTGCGGGAGGACGATCTTCTCGCCTTCCTCTCCCAGCGCGACCCGGACATCCAGCGCTTCCGCGAGCTCGGCAAGCGCTTCGGCGGACTCGACGTGGCGCTCGTGGGCGTCGAATCGCCGGAGGTCTTCTCCACGCCGTTCCTGACCCGCCTCAAGGCGGCCACGCGCGAGGTGAAGGAGACGGCCGGAGTCGACCACGCCCTGAGCCTGGCCAACGTGGTGGACTTCGTGCCCGACCCGGTGAAGGGGGGCATCGTCACGAGCGAGCTCCTCGGCGAGGTCCCCGCCACTCCCGAGGCGCTCGCCGCCTTTCGTCGGCGCGTGATGGTGGCGGACTACCTCGTCGGCAACGTGATCTCTCCCCGAGGCGACGCGGTGCTCATCTACTGCTTTCTCCGCCCGGGGGTGGACCAGCGGCGGGTCGCGGAGCAGATCCGCGAGCGCGTCACGCGCGTCTTCTCGACCGAACGCAAGTACTGGGGCGGGACCCCGTTCATCCACAGCTACATCTACGACCTGATCCAGAAGGACCTCCGGCGGCTCATGCCCTGGGCCGTGGCTGCGATGCTCCTCGTCTCGATGCTGGCCTTCCGCGACTGGCTCGGGACCTTGATCACCATCTTCTCCGCCGCGTTCGGCGTGATCTTCGCCCTCGGGCTCATGGTGGCCTTCGACGTGAAGCTGAACCTCGTGCTCAGCTCGATGCCGGTGATCCTCTTCGCCGTGGGAAGCGCCTACGGCGTGCACGTGCTCGGGAGCTACTATCGCTACGCGCAGCACCAGGCCCCCGAGGACGCCGTGCAGAGCGCCATGCGCGCGGTTGGCGTCCCGGTGATTACCGCGGGGCTCACCACGGTCCTCGGTATCCTCTCGTTCCTCTCGATGGACCTGCGGCCGATGCGCGCCTTCGGGCTCTTCACGGCCCTCGGCGTCACGGCGTCGCTGCTCCTCGCGCTGACCTTCGTGCCGGCGGTGCTCGTGCTCGCGCGACCGAAGAAGAGGCGCGACCCGAGCACCTCCTTCGGGCAGCGCACTCTCGAGCGAATCACCCTCGTCTGCGGCCGCCAGCGCGGGCTCGTCGCGGGCGGGGTGCTCCTCTTCGCCGCCCTCGGCGGGTACCTTGTCTCCCGCGTCAACACGCACGTCGAGATCTCGTACCTCTTCAACCCGGGGAGCTCGCCCGACCAGGCCGAACAGTTCCTCCGTCGCCACTTCGGCGGGTCGCAGTTCCTCCAGGTGGAGCTCTCGGGCGACATGACGAACCCGTGGGTCCTGCGCGAGCTCCAGTGGCTCGGCGACCGGCTCGTGCTGCGTTCCGACGTGTCGCAGGTCATGCACATCGGGGACGCCATGGCGCGCGGCAACGAGGCGATGGATAGCCAGCGCCGCCTGCCGCTCGACCGGAACAAGCTCCAGCTCCTGACGGCGCTCATCGGAGCGGACCCCGCGCTGGCGCAGCTCGTGACGGCCGACCGGCGTCGGGCCCTGCTCCAGGTGAAGCTGAGCGGCTACCGCGCCGAGAAGCTCGAGCAGGTGCTCTCCGACTACGAGCGCACCATCCCGGCCCTCCTTCCGGCCGCCTATGCGGTCGAATCGGTGACCGGGCCGCGCGGAGGCGAGGCCCGCGAGCGACGGCGCCTCATGGTGCGCGATCGGCTGCTCGCCGTGCTGAAGGGGGCGGGCGTCCCGCTCTCGCCGGTCCAGGAAGAGCAGCTCCTCGCCGTGCTCCCACCGCGCGAGGTGAAGCTCTCCCCCGAGAGCGTGCTGCCGGCCCTGGTCGCCTTCCTCCGCTCCGAGGAGTGCGCGGTGCCGCTCCCCCCCGCCTCGGGGAGCGACGACGCCGCGCGGGACGTGGCCCAGGCTGCGGCGACGCTCGGGCCTGCGCCGTCTCGCGAGGCGCTCGTGCGAGCGCTTCGCCGCGTCCTCGAGCCGCTCTCGCTGGCCCAGCAGGCCGAGGACCTGGCCCTGTCGCTCGAGACGCCCCTCGCCGAGCAGTGGCGCGGGGCGCGCGCGAAGGCGCAGGTGGACGCCTTCCTGCGGCTCCTCGACGCCGGGCTTCCGTCGGGCCCGGAGGGGCCGCTGGCGCGCGAGCACCTGGCTGCCGCGCTCCTCGATTTCGAGGCTCCGCAGGTGCTGCTGCCGGCGCGAGGCGCGGCTGCCGGAACGCTCCAGGTCGCCGTCTCGGGGGTGCCGGTGCTCCACCGCAGCATGTCTCGCAGCGCCGTTCGCAATCAGCTCATGAGCCTCGGTTCGGCGTTGGCCCTCGTGGTCGTGCTCATGACGCTCATGTTCCGCTCGGTGAGCACCGGGCTCCTGCTCAGCGTCCCCACCCTCGTGACCCTGATCGCGAT includes:
- a CDS encoding MMPL family transporter, which translates into the protein MIDRLARFFARRRVAWVTVVVVLGVAGVCAWLSSRVVREDDLLAFLSQRDPDIQRFRELGKRFGGLDVALVGVESPEVFSTPFLTRLKAATREVKETAGVDHALSLANVVDFVPDPVKGGIVTSELLGEVPATPEALAAFRRRVMVADYLVGNVISPRGDAVLIYCFLRPGVDQRRVAEQIRERVTRVFSTERKYWGGTPFIHSYIYDLIQKDLRRLMPWAVAAMLLVSMLAFRDWLGTLITIFSAAFGVIFALGLMVAFDVKLNLVLSSMPVILFAVGSAYGVHVLGSYYRYAQHQAPEDAVQSAMRAVGVPVITAGLTTVLGILSFLSMDLRPMRAFGLFTALGVTASLLLALTFVPAVLVLARPKKRRDPSTSFGQRTLERITLVCGRQRGLVAGGVLLFAALGGYLVSRVNTHVEISYLFNPGSSPDQAEQFLRRHFGGSQFLQVELSGDMTNPWVLRELQWLGDRLVLRSDVSQVMHIGDAMARGNEAMDSQRRLPLDRNKLQLLTALIGADPALAQLVTADRRRALLQVKLSGYRAEKLEQVLSDYERTIPALLPAAYAVESVTGPRGGEARERRRLMVRDRLLAVLKGAGVPLSPVQEEQLLAVLPPREVKLSPESVLPALVAFLRSEECAVPLPPASGSDDAARDVAQAAATLGPAPSREALVRALRRVLEPLSLAQQAEDLALSLETPLAEQWRGARAKAQVDAFLRLLDAGLPSGPEGPLAREHLAAALLDFEAPQVLLPARGAAAGTLQVAVSGVPVLHRSMSRSAVRNQLMSLGSALALVVVLMTLMFRSVSTGLLLSVPTLVTLIAIYGGMGLFGIHLDIGTAMLASLTLGQGVDYAVHLLGAWKAREDEPMSAAASRAVRHAGPSIIANALMVGAGFGVLTLGEAVPVRNLGGLTAAAMLVAAVATFLTIPALARRSRYELGARERRLARLPDADLAPLEDR